Proteins encoded within one genomic window of Paracoccus sp. MA:
- a CDS encoding FAD-binding oxidoreductase, which translates to MLNDPRSHGLWEKTAPAPPPTHALEGEVMTDVAIIGGGYTGLSTALHLGERGIGCIVVEAEQIGFGGSGRNVGLVNAGMWVMPEDLIATLGPDHGNRLLDLLGGGPAKVWDIARRYGIDCEATPVGTLHAGAGRKGFDELAERARQWQKRGAPVELLGREEAAQMLGTHAFEGALLDRRAGTIQPLAYARGLARAAIAKGAAIHTGTPAIALERSGNGWLLRTPKGRVKAGRIVVATDMYTRFVMTDIAREQVVLPYFNMATTPLPEDMARTIVPGRQGVWDTRDVLLSYRFDRMNRLIFGSVGALRNGGAVVHRAWARTALRRLYPQIGPVRFEQEWFGSIGMTSDNLPRFHRLDDGVLAFCGYNGRGIAPGTVFGQCMAALLAGEIAESDLPLPVTRPAPVAWRALQQVFYEAGAQAVHLAEAGRNTLLKAVSSEKGAR; encoded by the coding sequence ATGCTCAACGATCCGCGCTCGCACGGCCTGTGGGAAAAAACCGCACCAGCCCCGCCGCCGACCCACGCGCTTGAGGGCGAGGTGATGACCGATGTGGCGATCATCGGCGGCGGCTATACCGGCCTTTCCACCGCGCTGCATCTGGGCGAACGCGGCATCGGCTGCATCGTCGTCGAGGCCGAGCAGATCGGCTTTGGCGGCTCGGGCCGCAATGTCGGGCTGGTCAATGCCGGCATGTGGGTGATGCCCGAAGACCTGATCGCCACGCTGGGGCCGGATCATGGCAACCGGCTTCTGGATCTGCTGGGCGGGGGGCCGGCGAAGGTCTGGGATATCGCACGCCGCTACGGCATCGATTGCGAGGCCACGCCGGTCGGCACGCTGCATGCCGGTGCGGGGCGCAAGGGATTCGACGAACTGGCCGAACGCGCCCGGCAATGGCAGAAGCGCGGCGCCCCGGTCGAGCTTCTGGGCAGGGAGGAGGCCGCCCAGATGCTGGGCACCCATGCCTTCGAAGGCGCCTTGCTGGATCGACGGGCGGGAACCATCCAGCCTCTGGCCTATGCGCGCGGGCTTGCGCGGGCCGCCATCGCCAAGGGCGCGGCGATCCATACCGGCACGCCGGCCATTGCGCTGGAACGCAGCGGCAATGGCTGGCTGCTGCGCACCCCGAAGGGCAGGGTCAAGGCGGGTCGGATCGTCGTGGCGACCGACATGTATACTCGCTTCGTGATGACGGACATCGCCCGCGAGCAGGTCGTCCTGCCCTATTTCAACATGGCGACGACACCCCTGCCCGAGGATATGGCACGGACCATCGTGCCGGGCCGTCAGGGTGTCTGGGACACCAGGGACGTGCTGCTGTCCTATCGCTTCGACAGGATGAACCGGCTGATCTTCGGCTCGGTCGGTGCGCTGAGGAACGGCGGCGCGGTAGTGCACCGGGCTTGGGCCAGGACCGCGCTGCGCCGCCTTTATCCGCAGATCGGGCCGGTCCGTTTTGAACAGGAATGGTTCGGCAGCATCGGCATGACGTCGGACAACCTGCCGCGCTTTCACCGGCTGGACGACGGCGTCCTCGCCTTCTGCGGCTATAACGGCCGCGGCATCGCACCGGGCACCGTCTTCGGGCAATGCATGGCCGCCCTGCTGGCCGGCGAGATTGCCGAATCCGACCTGCCCCTGCCCGTCACCCGCCCTGCCCCCGTCGCCTGGCGCGCGTTGCAGCAGGTGTTTTATGAAGCCGGCGCCCAGGCGGTTCACCTGGCCGAGGCCGGCCGCAACACCCTCCTCAAAGCCGTTTCTTCCGAAAAAGGCGCCCGATGA
- a CDS encoding LysR substrate-binding domain-containing protein, which translates to MLSARRFLPSLPLLAAFDAAARTGSITRAADELSLTQSAVSRQIKALEGQLGVELFVREKQKIRLTLGGMVYAREIRDALARISNASLNLRANPSGGSLTLGVPPTFGARWLTPRLPRFVARHPEVMLNVLSRPTKFDFSQDIIDAAIYFGPPQWTGARMVALRAEVTVPVCAPQMMERFRFREPHDIRLAPLLHLTTRPDAWECWLRHYGVDDQAVYGMLFDQFTTLFEAAAAGLGIALLPRFMFEDELRKGRIVEALPLALESVEAYHLCWPEDRGTHHPLILFRDWLMEETAADRP; encoded by the coding sequence ATCCTCTCTGCCCGCCGCTTCCTTCCGTCGTTGCCATTGCTTGCGGCGTTCGATGCCGCCGCCCGAACCGGCTCGATCACCCGCGCGGCCGATGAGCTGTCGCTGACGCAATCCGCGGTCTCGCGGCAGATCAAGGCCCTGGAAGGGCAGCTGGGGGTCGAGCTGTTCGTCCGTGAGAAGCAGAAGATACGCCTGACCCTGGGCGGCATGGTCTATGCGCGGGAAATCCGCGATGCGCTGGCCAGGATCTCGAACGCTTCGCTGAACCTGCGGGCCAACCCGTCCGGCGGCTCGCTGACGCTGGGTGTGCCGCCGACATTCGGCGCGCGCTGGCTGACGCCGCGATTGCCGCGATTCGTCGCGCGCCACCCCGAGGTGATGCTGAACGTCCTCAGCCGGCCGACGAAGTTCGACTTCAGCCAGGACATCATCGACGCCGCCATCTATTTCGGCCCGCCGCAATGGACCGGCGCCAGGATGGTGGCGCTGCGCGCCGAAGTCACCGTGCCGGTCTGCGCGCCGCAGATGATGGAGCGTTTCCGGTTTCGCGAGCCCCACGACATCCGCTTGGCGCCGCTGCTGCATCTGACCACCAGGCCGGATGCGTGGGAATGCTGGTTGCGTCATTACGGGGTGGATGATCAGGCGGTTTACGGCATGCTGTTCGATCAGTTCACGACGCTGTTCGAAGCGGCGGCGGCGGGTCTCGGTATCGCCTTGCTGCCCCGATTCATGTTCGAAGATGAGCTGCGCAAGGGCCGCATCGTCGAGGCGCTGCCCTTGGCCTTGGAAAGCGTGGAAGCCTATCATCTGTGCTGGCCCGAGGATCGCGGCACGCATCACCCTCTGATCCTGTTTCGCGACTGGCTGATGGAAGAAACGGCCGCTGATCGTCCGTAA
- a CDS encoding formate--tetrahydrofolate ligase — protein sequence MAYKTDSEIASKATKLPIGEVAAKLGIAVEDLLPYGHDKAKVSQQFIDRLADRPSGKLVLVTAINPTPAGEGKTTTTVGLGDALNRIGHRACICIREASLGPNFGMKGGAAGGGHAQVIPMEDMNLHFTGDFHAITSAHNLLSAMIDNHIYWGNEQQIDLRRVVWRRVLDMNDRALRQITCSLGGVTNGFPRETGFDITVASEVMAILCLATDLDDLGRRLGDMIVAYRRDKTPVYCRDIKADGAMTVLLKDAMQPNLVQTLENNPAFVHGGPFANIAHGCNSVIATATALKLADYVVTEAGFGADLGAEKFFDIKCRKAGLKPDVAVIVATVRALKMNGGVAKADLAAENVEALRKGCANLGRHIANMKSFGVPVVVAVNHFAGDTEAEIRALQDYARARGVEAILCRHWAEGSEGAVDLAQKVVQIAEAGGAEFAPLYPDDLPLFAKIETIAKRIYYADEVLADTAIRNQLKEWEGQGYGHLPICMAKTQYSFTTDPNLRGAPEGHSVPIREVRLAAGAGFVVVICGEIMTMPGLPRKPTAEVIGLNGAREVEGLF from the coding sequence ATGGCATACAAGACTGACTCAGAAATCGCCTCGAAGGCGACCAAGCTGCCGATCGGGGAGGTCGCGGCAAAGCTCGGCATCGCGGTCGAGGACCTGCTGCCCTATGGCCACGACAAGGCCAAGGTCAGCCAGCAATTCATCGACCGGCTGGCCGACCGGCCCTCGGGCAAGCTGGTGCTGGTCACGGCGATCAATCCGACCCCGGCCGGCGAGGGCAAGACCACCACCACCGTCGGCCTGGGCGACGCGCTGAACCGCATCGGCCATCGCGCCTGCATCTGCATCCGCGAGGCGAGCCTGGGGCCGAATTTCGGCATGAAGGGCGGCGCGGCGGGCGGCGGCCATGCGCAGGTGATCCCGATGGAGGACATGAACCTGCATTTCACCGGCGATTTCCACGCCATCACCAGCGCCCACAACCTGCTGTCGGCGATGATCGACAACCACATCTATTGGGGGAACGAGCAGCAGATCGACCTGCGCCGCGTGGTCTGGCGGCGCGTGCTGGACATGAACGACCGCGCGCTGCGGCAGATCACCTGTTCGCTGGGCGGCGTGACCAACGGTTTCCCGCGCGAGACCGGCTTCGACATCACCGTCGCCTCCGAGGTCATGGCGATCCTGTGCCTGGCGACCGATCTCGACGATCTCGGGCGGCGGCTGGGCGACATGATCGTCGCCTATCGGCGCGACAAGACGCCGGTCTATTGCCGCGACATCAAGGCGGACGGCGCGATGACCGTGCTGCTGAAGGACGCGATGCAGCCCAACCTGGTGCAGACGCTGGAAAACAACCCGGCCTTCGTCCATGGCGGGCCCTTCGCCAATATCGCCCATGGCTGCAATTCGGTGATCGCCACCGCCACGGCGCTGAAACTGGCCGATTACGTGGTGACCGAGGCCGGCTTCGGCGCCGATCTGGGGGCCGAGAAGTTCTTCGACATCAAATGCCGCAAGGCCGGGCTGAAGCCGGACGTGGCGGTGATCGTCGCCACGGTGCGCGCGCTCAAGATGAACGGCGGCGTCGCCAAGGCGGACCTGGCGGCCGAGAATGTCGAGGCGCTGCGCAAGGGCTGCGCCAATCTGGGCCGCCATATCGCCAACATGAAATCCTTCGGCGTGCCGGTGGTCGTCGCGGTCAACCATTTCGCCGGCGATACCGAGGCCGAGATCCGGGCGCTGCAGGATTATGCCAGGGCGCGCGGGGTCGAGGCGATCCTGTGCAGGCACTGGGCCGAGGGCTCGGAGGGCGCGGTCGATCTGGCGCAGAAGGTCGTGCAGATCGCCGAGGCGGGCGGCGCGGAATTCGCCCCGCTCTATCCCGACGACCTGCCGCTGTTCGCCAAGATCGAGACCATCGCCAAGCGCATCTACTATGCCGACGAGGTGCTGGCCGATACCGCGATCCGCAACCAGTTGAAGGAATGGGAAGGCCAGGGCTACGGCCATCTGCCGATCTGCATGGCCAAGACCCAGTACAGCTTCACCACCGACCCCAATCTGCGCGGCGCGCCCGAGGGCCATTCCGTGCCGATCCGCGAGGTGCGGCTGGCCGCCGGCGCCGGTTTCGTCGTCGTCATCTGCGGCGAGATCATGACCATGCCCGGATTGCCTCGGAAGCCCACGGCCGAGGTGATCGGACTGAACGGGGCGCGCGAGGTCGAAGGTCTGTTCTGA